The genomic region GGAAATCCTTGATTATCTTCTACTGTTACTCTTACTTCCGCAGAAGTTATTATCTCTTGATCTGCATACAGAGAATTGGGACTTACAGTCATGGAAGTGATATCGTAATTGATCCCATCACCTTCTCTAGAATCGCAGCCAGTTAGCAGTAGAATTGCCGGGATAATAACAGCTAAAAGTATTACCCTTGCTTTCTTCAAATTCATTTTTACTCCTCTTCGGTTTCTTCTTTTAAAATTCGCTTGTCCAGTCGATCATCTGTTAATTTGTAGTTGTAAACATCGTTGATATCTACAATACGCGGAGTAATTTCTATTATCAAATCAGTTTTTTCCATTGAAACGCTTTTGTGTTTGAATAAACCACCGATGTAAGGTATATCGCTTAAAAATGGCAGATTACTGTTTGTAGTAATTATATTAGTAGATAACAAACCACCAACAATTATCCTATGTCCGTTGGGAACTGTCACGGTTGAGGTGATCTTACGCACCTTAGTGCGAGGAATCCTGCCTTGAACAAGTTCTGTTACGGAACTTACTTCGGGTTCAATAGTAGTTGTAATCTGATTGTCACGATTTACCTTTGGTCGAACTCTCAGCATAATACCTACTTCTTCACGTTCCACCTGAACTTCATCATCTTCATCTCTCACTACATAAGGTACTACTTCACCTATATGAATATATCCTTCTTCTCCATTAAGAGCAGTAATGTGAGTATCAGTGAGTAATTCAGCTGCATTGTTTTCCAGCAGAAAATCAAGTGTAATATCAAAAGCTGTAAGCTGACGTGAGAAATGACCAATGTCATTAAATCCGTCTAATTTTTGGAAATACTGATCTTCTGGCACTACATTAAAATCTTCCAGATTTCCGTGCGGAATTGCTCCTGTGTCATCAGTATAACCATAAGGTAAACCAACACCATTAGCATTAGTAGGATCTTCAGCAATGATGGTAGTAAGCTTGTTTAATTTTTGCCAGTCAATACCATATTTTTCAGCTTCAGATACATGCACTTCAATCAACCGGGCGCGAATTT from Candidatus Stygibacter australis harbors:
- a CDS encoding secretin and TonB N-terminal domain-containing protein, yielding MKSFNIKASLSFSIILILLTGSVSLFAGAELLDNKISLDATDGKVSNIIATMAQMSDCNIVLAMATEESSDQDSAADKKITIHLKDVPIEQALSLVVKSVGLSYRLIGENTFIVGDKKKIDEEIGERTYVVHLNYVEATKIVDAMKGMPGIFSEIKGQNALIIRANPNTYAETIKRIEEIDVPQKQIEIRARLIEVHVSEAEKYGIDWQKLNKLTTIIAEDPTNANGVGLPYGYTDDTGAIPHGNLEDFNVVPEDQYFQKLDGFNDIGHFSRQLTAFDITLDFLLENNAAELLTDTHITALNGEEGYIHIGEVVPYVVRDEDDEVQVEREEVGIMLRVRPKVNRDNQITTTIEPEVSSVTELVQGRIPRTKVRKITSTVTVPNGHRIIVGGLLSTNIITTNSNLPFLSDIPYIGGLFKHKSVSMEKTDLIIEITPRIVDINDVYNYKLTDDRLDKRILKEETEEE